A single region of the Trichomycterus rosablanca isolate fTriRos1 unplaced genomic scaffold, fTriRos1.hap1 scaffold_193, whole genome shotgun sequence genome encodes:
- the LOC134306485 gene encoding histone H3: MARTKQTARKSTGGKAPRKQLATKAARKSAPATGGVKKPHRYRPGTVALREIRRYQKSTELLIRKLPFQRLVREIAQDFKTDLRFQSSAVMALQEASEAYLVGLFEDTNLCAIHAKRVTIMPKDIQLARRIRGERA, from the coding sequence ATGGCAAGAACCAAGCAGACCGCTCGTAAGTCCACCGGTGGTAAAGCGCCGAGGAAGCAGCTCGCCACTAAGGCTGCCCGCAAGAGCGCCCCGGCTACTGGCGGTGTGAAGAAACCTCACCGTTACAGGCCAGGTACCGTGGCTCTGCGTGAAATCCGCCGTTATCAGAAGTCCACTGAGCTGCTCATCCGCAAGCTGCCCTTCCAGCGCCTGGTTAGAGAGATCGCTCAGGACTTTAAGACCGATCTGCGCTTCCAGAGTTCTGCCGTCATGGCTCTGCAGGAGGCCAGTGAGGCTTACCTGGTCGGTCTGTTCGAGGACACTAACCTGTGCGCCATCCATGCCAAGAGGGTGACCATCATGCCTAAGGACATCCAGCTGGCCCGCCGTATTCGCGGAGAGCGTGCTTAA